Proteins from one Scyliorhinus canicula chromosome 22, sScyCan1.1, whole genome shotgun sequence genomic window:
- the LOC119956143 gene encoding cardiac-enriched FHL2-interacting protein, which produces MNSLEFAKKPRIMQGCSKHVDGFSDTSSAGSILDEADREVSRLTERAFKSLCVAQEGMCNDLGMTSSPSAASGNQASELPGSDRSKRSTGQVKISSNIIQKQPKEAPETFQKLIVQCSVEDEDSKGRTGNGFPRETLGSSQKLGKQKSKISSLIEAFDQSDGGVTGELVLSAKQVGSGHSGLPEESEVHNITQWDSSALVNMHKEKSSFSAACQEHYWLNCKKRLPPARSSKTSVLSSPKSTQYRKQGRPTDATVLKHPAQTSEDSPSRKAGQLRTPDSKGNFLHSESSAFKSWHDHSRFLFEEGDHVEKLSLSLQPSVQARNLCDDGARCRRAHPLVQARVPPNEAKTDLTQKPVNCSPSGRDSDTRSFVPEANQSGVKESAGQGNSLQDIKPEKDRGGGTIENEDEGRGFQLWRSSRNPQFKKQIDSEVVSGEVVPAECHLAEVSTLAEQRARGESPSFSISKLLTPNIGHSANGAEVSPAQPMAVTPPLIQLPVVQGDEGRGGGDYKLRESYKSKASSLLYNLKDVRKRVKSTYTSSVTPQSLSEQSKNKEYIFQNIHQTNERTSSAPLRLGTRENYTGDSCDQEKPNKVPNAVSATPTARSLSKAETIHRAEPDTWKNDDYLNVRSPQTVKEAGSYPSWRTRNARPRSAMVAAEVHVERGLDRKVACQLNKLSSEGGATNQKRSALARNSPEDAKAVLEKTEERRNRSHRSRKSECPLFSQVHKAGYPNENHFRMQDGLASQRPEETYRPMLEANVPSNGASSHPATQDLKLSNHSYFTLGGDHCQDTERVMADHSTERSTGGTRSSLSGCPTAEVLKDIEKYELQYYALSDPAANSEGMDEHQSRTPRDLTGRRAKGDSPLDMLGEEKFYSIFSKQEIHGQGNITNSPRPTLFKIKDNMLKISPVMKSAKSTIPKPAPGGVDVDLRKETPDMSVSEGTPGCDKLDSEEMGAGRSVAMNPRPDSTCSVDSKTAGKPPVVPPKSEKALRRAKKLATRKKRTDGKQKKQGGDETESDPVLSNTPEPPPCVPASQTPIACSPVPMLPMDSCVIPAVPNIMALNSTRPLTSVHSFPLSQRKLLQDPESGQYFFVDIPIQVQTKTLYDPETDKYFQVSIPSTGRNASLDFFNNSYVLYPGFLSFPLTSVSVLRPHSHMSAPAILLDVQEKEAPLNEWTNTDLTCTGEQGNEPYIETLFDPQNDTQCSAVSSQLQTEGHNLELIVMEDLEDIASENN; this is translated from the coding sequence ATGAACTCTTTGGAGTTTGCCAAGAAGCCAAGGATCATGCAAGGATGTTCCAAGCACGTGGATGGTTTTAGTGATACGTCGAGCGCTGGGAGCATTTTGGATGAGGCGGATAGAGAAGTGAGCCGGTTGACGGAGCGAGCTTTCAAGAGCTTGTGTGTGGCACAAGAGGGTATGTGTAATGATTTGGGTATGACCAGCTCTCCATCAGCTGCCAGTGGGAATCAGGCAAGTGAGCTCCCAGGTTCAGACAGGAGCAAGCGTTCTACAGGCCAGGTGAAAATCTCCTCGAATATAATCCAAAAGCAACCAAAAGAAGCACCTGAAACATTCCAGAAATTAATAGTGCAGTGTTCTGTCGAAGACGAGGACTCCAAAGGTCGCACAGGAAATGGCTTCCCAAGGGAAACCCTCGGGTCGAGTCAgaaattagggaagcaaaagtcAAAGATTTCCTCGTTGATTGAAGCATTTGATCAAAGTGATGGGGGTGTCACGGGAGAACTGGTACTGAGTGCAAAGCAGGTGGGCAGCGGGCACTCTGGACTGCCAGAGGAGAGCGAAGTGCACAACATTACGCAGTGGGACTCGTCAGCTCTCGTCAACATGCACAAGGAGAAATCGAGCTTTTCTGCCGCTTGCCAGGAACATTATTGGCTCAACTGCAAGAAGCGGCTTCCACCGGCCAGGAGCAGCAAAACCAGTGTCTTGAGCTCCCCGAAAAGTACGCAGTACAGAAAGCAAGGCCGCCCCACTGACGCCACGGTTCTGAAACACCCTGCTCAAACGTCAGAGGACAGCCCCTCTAGGAAGGCCGGCCAGCTGAGGACACCGGATTCGAAGGGCAACTTCCTCCATAGCGAGAGCAGTGCGTTCAAATCCTGGCACGATCACAGCAGGTTTCTTTTTGAGGAAGGTGACCACGTCGAAAAGCTAAGCCTCAGCCTTCAACCCAGTGTGCAAGCGCGCAACCTGTGCGACGATGGTGCCCGTTGTCGACGGGCACATCCCCTTGTGCAGGCGAGGGTGCCCCCAAATGAAGCCAAAACCGACCTAACTCAGAAACCGGTGAACTGCTCACCCAGTGGCAGGGATTCGGATACTCGCTCATTCGTGCCTGAAGCAAATCAGTCTGGTGTCAAGGAAAGTGCGGGGCAGGGCAATAGTTTGCAGGACATTAAACCTGAAAAGGATCGTGGTGGTGGCACAATAGAAAATGAGGACGAGGGAAGGGGTTTCCAGCTGTGGAGAAGCTCGAGAAATCCTCAATTTAAAAAGCAAATCGATTCGGAGGTAGTGAGTGGGGAGGTTGTCCCCGCAGAGTGCCACCTTGCAGAGGTTTCAACATTGGCCGAACAACGGGCGCGAGGGGAGAGCCCGTCTTTCAGCATCTCGAAGCTCCTGACGCCAAACATTGGCCACAGTGCCAATGGGGCAGAGGTATCACCAGCCCAGCCAATGGCAGTGACACCTCCCCTCATTCAGCTTCCAGTGGTTCAGGGGGATGAAGGTAGAGGAGGAGGCGATTACAAATTGCGTGAGAGTTACAAATCCAAGGCTTCAAGCCTGCTCTATAACCTCAAAGATGTCAGGAAACGAGTGAAGTCCACCTACACCTCGTCCGTTACTCCACAGAGCCTGTCCGAGCAGAGCAAGAACAAGGAGTACATTTTCCAAAACATACATCAAACCAATGAAAGGACGTCTTCCGCCCCTTTAAGACTGGGCACCAGGGAAAACTACACGGGTGACTCCTGTGATCAGGAAAAACCCAACAAGGTGCCCAATGCCGTGAGTGCCACACCCACTGCCAGGTCTCTCAGTAAAGCTGAAACCATCCACAGAGCTGAGCCAGACACATGGAAGAACGATGACTATCTCAACGTAAGGTCGCCACAAACAGTTAAAGAAGCCGGGTCATATCCCTCTTGGAGAACGAGAAACGCGAGGCCCCGATCCGCCATGGTCGCCGCGGAGGTTCACGTGGAGAGAGGTCTGGACAGGAAGGTCGCCTGTCAGCTGAACAAACTTAGCAGCGAGGGAGGGGCAACGAATCAGAAAAGGTCAGCGTTGGCAAGAAATAGCCCAGAGGACGCAAAGGCGGTGCTGGAAAAAACAGAAGAGAGGCGAAATAGATCCCATCGGAGCAGGAAATCTGAATGTCCCTTGTTCAGCCAAGTGCACAAAGCTGGCTACCCCAATGAGAATCATTTCAGAATGCAAGACGGGCTGGCATCCCAGAGACCAGAAGAGACTTATCGGCCAATGTTGGAAGCGAATGTGCCAAGCAACGGGGCATCTTCCCATCCCGCTACACAGGACCTGAAGCTGTCCAACCACTCCTATTTTACCTTGGGAGGTGACCACTGTCAGGACACAGAACGTGTGATGGCTGACCACTCAACTGAGAGAAGCACTGGTGGCACGAGGAGCTCTTTAAGTGGCTGCCCCACAGCTGAGGTGTTGAAAGACATTGAAAAGTATGAGTTGCAGTATTATGCATTGAGTGACCCTGCCGCGAACTCGGAGGGGATGGATGAACATCAAAGCCGAACGCCAAGAGACTTAACAGGACGTAGAGCGAAAGGTGACAGCCCCTTGGACATGCTGGGCGAAGAAAAATTCTACAGCATTTTTTCAAAGCAAGAGATACATGGACAAGGAAATATCACAAACTCACCGAGGCCCACGTTGTTTAAAATCAAAGATAACATGTTGAAAATCTCCCCAGTAATGAAAAGTGCAAAGTCCACCATCCCCAAGCCAGCCCCTGGGGGTGTGGATGTGGATCTTAGGAAAGAAACGCCAGACATGTCTGTGTCAGAGGGAACCCCAGGATGTGACAAACTTGActctgaggagatgggggcgggCAGGTCAGTGGCGATGAATCCCAGGCCAGACTCAACGTGCAGCGTAGATTCAAAGACGGCAGGAAAACCTCCCGTCGTCCCTCCAAAGTCTGAGAAAGCATTGCGCAGAGCCAAAAAATTAGCCACCAGGAAGAAAAGGACTGACGGCAAGCAGAAAAAGCAAGGCGGTGACGAGACAGAATCCGATCCTGTTCTCTCGAACACGCCAGAACCCCCCCCATGTGTCCCCGCGTCACAAACACCCATTGCTTGTTCTCCGGTACCTATGCTGCCAATGGATTCCTGTGTTATTCCAGCTGTGCCCAACATCATGGCATTAAATAGTACTCGGCCGCTCACATCTGTACACTCATTTCCATTAAGCCAGCGAAAACTGCTTCAAGATCCTGAATCTGGCCAGTACTTTTTTGTAGATATCCCCATCCAAGTGCAGACAAAGACACTGTACGATCCGGAAACCGACAAGTACTTTCAGGTGTCCATACCCTCAACAGGTCGAAATGCATCGCTCGATTTTTTTAATAATTCCTATGTGTTATATCCCGGCTTCCTATCCTTCCCTTTAACTTCAGTATCAGTTCTCAGGCCTCATTCTCACATGTCAGCACCTGCAATCCTACTGGATGTCCAAGAAAAAGAGGCCCCTTTAAACGAATGGACAAACACTGACTTGAcatgcacaggggaacaaggaaATGAACCATATATTGAGACACTTTTCGATCCTCAAAATGACACTCAGTGCAGTGCGGTGAGCAGTCAGTTGCAAACAGAAGGCCATAATTTGGAGTTAATTGTCATGGAGGATCTGGAAGATATTGCCAGCGAAAACAATTAG